Below is a genomic region from Burkholderia pseudomultivorans.
CATCGGCGTCGACGGCCAGCACGTCTCGCGGCACCGGCAGGCCGGCGTCGGCCAATGCTTCCTTGGCCAGTGCCTCCGTGTTCACGTCGCCCAGCGCGCGGGCCTGTCGCGACGCTTCCGCCGGCTCGTAGAGGTTCGCCCAACGTGCGCGGATCGTTGCCGCAGCGCCCAGTGCAAGCGTGGCGCGCGTTGCGTCGTTGAATACCGGAATGCCGATCTTTTCGAGTTCGCGATCCACCTCGGGCACGGACAGCGTGACGATGACGACGTCGCGTTCAGGATGTCTTGCCTTGAGCTCGGCAAGCGGCTGCGCGTAATTGCTCTTGAACGATGCGGGAGCCAGGCCCGCCGACGCCAGGTACGCGAGCGTCGTGCCGTAGCTGCTGTTCGACAGCATGAGGTCGAGCGCCCGGACCGTGCCGTTCCTGACCGAGGTGATCTGAGCAGTGACGTCGAGCGGGTTGGCTGCGACCGCGAACGGCAGCAGTTCGAGCATGGCCGTTCTGGCCGCTTCGGGCAGCGCAGGCATCGTGAGGCCGGAATCGCCGCATGCGTCGGCGACCATCACGCCGATGCCGCCCGACGACGTGAGGACACCGAGTTCGTTGTTGACGGGCAGGCGGCCCGTGGTCGAGATCAGGTACGCGACGTCCAGCATCTCTTCCTGCGAGCGGGCGCGATACGCACCGCACTCCGCGAATACGGCGTCATAGGCCGCATCGTTGCCGGCCAGCGAACCCGTGTGGGTTGCCGCCGCGGCAGCGCCGAGCGCCGAGCGGCCGACCTTCATGATGATGACGGGCTTTTGCGCATGGGCCGCTTTCAGCAGCGCGCGCCGCAGTTTCCGGCCGTCCTTTGCCGATTCGAGCGCGGCCATGATGACCCGCGTGCCCGGATCGCCGGCCAGGTAGTCGATGGCCTCCGCGACGTCGACGTCTGCTTCGTTGCCGGTCGCCACGATCTTGCTGAAGCCCATGCCGCGCAGCGTGGCGGCGCCGTAAAGCGCGGAGCCGAACGCGCCCGATTGCGTCGCCAGCGCGATGTTGCCGGCCTGGGGGCGCACGCCGTAGAGCACGACCGAGAATGTCGAGAACAGACGCGATTCGACATTCAGGAGACCCAGCGAATTCGGGCCGATCATGCGCACGCCGGCGGCTTTGCACAGGGCGGCCATCCGCTCCTGAGCGGCACGACCTTGCGCGTCGATTTCCGCAAAGCCCGCGGTCAGCACGACCACGGACCTGACGCCCTTGCGGATCGCATCGTGCAATGCGGATTCCACGCTGCCGGTCGGCACCACGATGATGGCTTGGTCGGGAACCTCGGGCACGTCGAGGATCGACGCGTAGGCCGGCAAGCCCTGGACTTCCGCGCCGCTGCGGTTGATCGGGAACAAGGTGCCTTCATAGCCGGATTCGCGAAGGAATCGCAATACGCGCCCGCCGATGCGGTCCGGATCCGACGAGGCGCCGATAACGGCCACCGACCGGGCGTCGAACAGTGCGCTGAGAGTAGACGATGTCATGGTATGCGAGTGAGATCGATGATTGCCGGAACGAAGTTCGGAGTCAGGCTTGCGCGACGAGCCAGTCGAGACATTGGCTGCGATTGCCGAACCGTTCCGCGGCAGTGCGCGACTGCATGCAGAGCTGGGTCGCGGGCATTTCCACCGTCATGCCCATGCCGCCGTGCATCTGGATCACCGCGTGGCCGACTTCCCTGGCGACGCCTGCGCAGAACATCTTGGTCAGGATCACCAGGCGATCGATCGCGCAGTCGTTGCTGCCTGCGAAGCCTTCGATCAGGCGAGCGACTTGCCCCTTGATCCCCTCGTAGGCCACATAGCAGTCCACGACGTTGTGCCTGAGCGCCTGATGAACGGCCAGCGGCTTGCCGAACTGCACGCGGTCGTTCAGGTACTGGATCGTCTGCTCGACCTGGGCGCCGACTGCCCCGACGATCTGGACACAGGTCAGCAGTGCGCCGATCTGCAGCGCCTGGTTGACCGCGACGTTCGCTGCAGCGCCGGTCAGGGCAATGTCGTCCTCGTTGACCTGGAGGCCGTCGACGACGTAATCGACGGTCACCGTACCGTCGATCCCGCCGAAGAACCGCGCACGCTCGGCCAGACGCGCACGCTCGATCAACACCAGCGCCTGGCCTTGCGGGGTCGACGCATTGAAGATGAGGTGCGTTGCCGGCTCGCTTTCGTTCGAACCGCGTACCGCACCGCGCAGCACCTTGCCTTCCAGGCTGACCGTAGCGGCCTGCAGCGGGGTGCCCAGGTGCGATTGCAGAACCGGCGACACGGAGGCTTCGCCGCTCAGCAGCTGTTCGAGCACGGGCGGGACGGTCGGTGCGGCGGCCGCTGCGTCGAGGAGAACGGGGGCCACCGCACAACGCTCGACCAGCGGCGCGACGTTCGGATAACGCGAGGCCGCTTCGACGATGCCTGCGAGATCGGCGAGCGTCGCACCGATGCCGCCGTTGTCTTCCGAGACCAGGACCGACTGCCAGCCCAGTTCGAGGGCTTGCCGCCACTTGCCCGAGGCCGCGCCTTCGACGGCGTTGCCCGGGTGCGTTTCGGCGGCAGCGGCCAAGCGGGACGACGAGTCGAACAGGTCGCCGCGGAACATCGTGGTCACGGCATAGCCCGCGTCCATGATCGATTTGGCGATGATGTTCTTCTGGACTTCGGTCGAACCGCCTGCGAGCGTACGCGAACGGTAGAAGAGGTAGGTATGGACGAAGTTGCGCTCGAGATTCAACTCGTCTTCCGGCATTGTCAGCGGCAGCAGGCGCGCGGCGTATTCGGGGCCGAGCACGTCCATCGCAATCGACGTCACTTCCTGGCTCTGTTTCGAGCAGGCCATTTTCAGCGCCGAGGACTTGGACGACTGCAACGTGCCGGCCATGTCTTCCCGGATCGCCGACAGCAGGATTTCGCGTGTCCCGTAGGCACCGGCTTCGACTTCGAACAAGCGGTCGAGCGCTTTCAGCAACGACGGGGTCGCGCCTTTTTCCCTGATCTTGTCGCGAACCAGCTCGGTGACCTGCTGGACGTGACGAAGCAGGCGCGGCGTCAGGGCCGGGCTCAGGCGCTCGCGGTCGAGCAGGAACTTGCCGTATGACCAGCCCTGTCCTTCGGCGCCGATGCGATTGAACACGGGCACCTTGACGTCGTTCAGGAACACTTCGTTGACGTGGTGCCACTGGTCGATCGTATGGATCGGCCGAACTTCGATGCCCGGCGAATTCATCGGGATCAGCAGCAGCGTGATGCCTTCCTGGGGCTTGCCTGCGTTGCTCGTTCGCACGAGCGTATACATGATGTCCGCTTCCTGCGCGTGCGAGGTCCATATCTTCTGGCCGTTGACGATGTAATGCTCGCCGGCTTCGTCCAGAACCGCGGAGGTCTTGAGGGACGCGAGGTCGGAGCCGGCGCCGGGCTCCGAATAGCCCTGGCACCACCATTCCGAGCCGTCGATGATCGGGGGCAGAAAGCGCGCTTTCTGCGCGTCGGTGCCGAACGCCTGGATGACGGGGCCGATGTGGCCGATACCGTGGTGATACAGCTGCGGGCAGTCCATTGCCGCCGTCACTTCTTCGAAGATGAGGCGCTGCATCACGTCCCAGCCCGGTCCGCCGAACTCTTTGGTCCAGCCGGGCGCCGAGTAGCCGAGCCCGCCCTTGGCCATGGCCGCCGTGTATCGGCTCAGCAGCTCGCGGCCCAGCTTCCGGTTGGCGCGCGTCGCGGCGCGCACTTCAGCAGGGACATTGGCTTCAATATAGTCAGCGATTTTTTGGCGAAACGCTGCATAAAACGCTTCATCCTTCACCTGGTCGACTTCGCTCATGATTGACTCGATGTAATCCGATAGCGCGGCTGTACCGGACGAGGGCGTCGCCGCGTATTTCCGAAGGTGTCCGGTTGATCAGCGGCCGACGTACACGGGCGCGCGCTTCTCGATGAAGGCGCGCTGCGCTTCCTTCGAGTCTTCCGTTTTCGACAGGAATTCCGTGTTGCCCTGTTCGTAGCGGTAGGCTTCTCGCAGCGGCATGTTCTCGGTCAGACGGGCCGCTTCCTTCGCGAGGCGCAGCGCGATGGGCGATTTCGACGCGATTTCCGTGGCGATTTCCATCGCGAACGGCAGCAGTTCTTCCTGCGTCGTGCACGCTTCCACAAGGCCGAGCCGATACAGCTCGCGTCCGGTGACCTTCATGCCCGTGTAAAACATGCGGCGGGCCCGCGACTGGCCGAAAATGCGATTCAGGAACGACACGCCCCCGGCGAGGCCGACGTTGATCTCGGGCATCGATACGTAAGCCTCTTCCGCTGCCACCCAGATGTCCGAGTTCATGACGATGCCGAAACCGGCGCCCATCGCGGCGCCATTGATCGCGGCGATGATGGGCTTCGGGCACTCGCGGATCGCATACGCCGATTCGCGAACGATGCGGTGATGCTTCGGAAACGCGCCCGGCTGCGACAGATCCTTGCGGTCGCTGAGATCGGCGCCGGCCGAGAACGCGGAACCTGCACCCGTCACGATGATGACCGACACGTCGTCGCGCGCACCGAGCACATCGAAACACTCGATGATTTCATGGCGCATTTCCGTGTTCTGCGCGTTGCGCTTTTCCGGGCGGTTGAGCGTCACGACCGCGATCCTGTTCTTGATCTCGACCAGCAGGGTATTGAATTCCATTTTGTGACTTCCTCTATTGATTTCGCGTGGTGTGTGTACAGCCAATCAGATGCGCGGAATGTTCGCCATGACGACCTGGCTCAAGCCGCCGTCGATCAGGAGATCTTCGCCGTTGACATAGCCGGATCGGGCGCTGGACAGGAAAAGAATCGCTTCCGCCATGTCGGCCGGGGTGGCGATCCGGCCGCTCGGTACTGCCTTGTTGCGCGCCTGCAGGCGGCCTTCGTCCCGGTAATAGGCTTCGCTCATCGGCGTGCGAACCAAGCCGGGGCTGATGCAGTTGCTGCGAATGCCGAACGGTGCGAGTTCGAGGCAAAGCTGCTTCGACAGCATCAGGACGCCTGCCTTGCTCACGCTGTACGCGATACCGTTCGGTATCGCGATGTCGCCGCCGATCGACGCGACATGCACCATGGCTCCGCCTCGTCCTGCGTCGCGCATCTGGGCGCCGAATGCCTGTGCGCACAGGAATGCACCGGTCAGGTTGATCGACAGCAGGCGGTTCCACTCATCGAGCGATGCATCGAGCAGGGCAGTGCGGCCGCCTCCGCCGATACCTGCGTTGTTGACCAGCACGCGGGGAGCGCCGAGTTCACGCAACACCGTCCTGGCGGCGGCCGCCACGGAGGCGGCGTCGGATACGTCGCAGCCGATGGCGATGGCGGTGCCGCCCGCCCGCCGAATGTCGTCGACGACCTCGGTGCAGGACGCTTCGGTTCGATCGAGGACGGCGACTTTTGCGCCGGCCGCCGCCATTCGCCGGGCCGTTTCCGATCCGATACCGCCGGCGCCGCCCGTCACGACGCAGGTGCGTCCGGACAGGCCCAGCCACGACAGCGTGTTTTCAATGTCATTCATGGCCGTGCCTCGCAGGCTGGCCGGCGTATTGCGCATCCCGCCCGGGAAAGCCCGGCCGAGGATGCGGTAGGGTGCCGGTCCCCGGACGCCGGTAGCCGCGTGCGGCGATGAACTTTTCCTTGATCCGCGGTGGCTCGATTGACTGCGCCATCCTTGTCTCCATCCGTTACGGGTTTGCGTCGTTCAGCGGGCGAGTGTCCACGACTGTCCGGTCAAAAATTGCGCCGCCGCGCCGGCCATGTAATGGGCAATGGGCCGCACTTCATCGACCGACGTATGCGCGTGGACTTCGAACGAGTTGATGCGCAGCCCCTTCGAGCCCCATTCGCAAGCTTGGGTCGCGACGAACATGCGTGCTGCCGCCTCGTCGCCGCAGGTGCGCCAGTCCGTGGACTGCGTGGGAAGCAAAAGCGTGAGGCTCGCGCTGTGCGCATGCGAACGAGCGAAGCGCGTTGCCGCTTCATGCGCTGCGTTCAGACGCTGGCCCTCGGGCGCGTTCAGCGCGGAGGCGTCGATGACCGCGGTGTACCCTGCATTCCGGTTGCCCGTCTGCAGCGCCATCCAGTCCTGCGTGGCGCCCGGCGCAGTACCCGCAACCTCGATGGCCGTATCGGTGTCCATGGGCAGCACGTCATACTCGGCCGGCGTGCACGGGGCAGAGCCGCCGTACACCGATGCCGCGCCGTCCACCGACAGGGCGGATCCCGATAAGGGGCGAGCGCCTTTGCTACCGAGAAAGAACAACGCCTCGGCGAGTTCAGCCGGTTCCGCGATCCGGCCGAGCGGCGTTTTTCCTGCTGCGCGAACCGGATCGAGCCGGCCCGATTCGATCAGGCGACGTACGATTTCGGTGCGCACGAAACCGGGGCACAGTGCTGTCACGCCAAGATCCGGGCGCGCAAGGGCCAGTGCCTTCGTGAACGCGATCACGCCGGCCTTGGTGGGCGAGTACGCGCCGCGCAATGGAATGGCATGCAGTCCGGCGCCCGACGCGACATTGACGACGCGGGCATGCGGTTTGAGCCGGGCTTCCAGTGCCTCGAATATCAGGCGAGGGGCGTCGAGATTCAGACGGACGAGCGGCGCGAACTGCGCTTGCGTCATGGCCGTGAGCGGCAATTGCGTGCTGTCCGACATGCCTGCATTGTTGATCAGCGCATCGAGATGCGGCATGTCCTCGGCCAGCGTCGCGATGTCCTCGGGCTTCGTGAGGTCTACGACGCGCATCAGGTGCGGCTCGCCGGCATGCGGCATCGTCTCGAGCAAGCGCTGCAGCGCCTCGGCCTGGTGATCCACCAGCACGCAGCGCCAGCCGGCCCTGGCGAAGCGCATGGCGCTCGCGTGGCCGATACCCGACGCGGATCCCGTGATAAACACGGTCTTTTCGGATTGCATAGGTTTATCCCCGGGCGTGTTCGATATCGGTCGAGAACCGGAAGCCCTCGAACTGCTTGCGCAGCGCGACCTTGTACAGCTTTCCTGTCGCGGTATGGGGCAGGGCATCCACGAACACGACGTCGTCGGGAAGCCACCATTTGGCAACGTGACGGCGCATGTGATCCAGGACGTCCTGCGCCGTCGCCTCCATGCCGTCGCGCCTTACCGCGACGAGCAGCGGGCGCTCCTGCCAGTGCGAGTGAGGCAGGCCAATGACCGCTGCCTCGGCAATCGCGGGATGGCTGAGCGCCGCGCTTTCCAGGTCCAGCGAGGAAATCCATTCGCCGCCCGACTTGATCACGTCTTTCGCGCGGTCGGTGATCCTGAGAAAGCCGTCGGCGTTCAACGTCGCCATATCGCCGGTCGCGAACCAGCCGTCCGGGTCCCATCCGTCATGGTCGTGCCTGTAGTACGCACGGGAAACCCATGCGCCGCGCACTTTCAGCTGGCCGGTGGTCTGTCCGTCGCGGGCAAGCAGGTTGCCCGCGTCGTCGAAGATTGCGATTTCGGTACCGGGCAGCGGGCGGCCGGCCAGCATCTGGAGTTCGATGCGCTGGTCGGGCGTCAAATGCGCGTGCTTGGCAAGCGGCACGTTCACGGTCACGACCGGACTCGTCTCGGTCATTCCCCACGCCTGATACAGACTCGCGCCGAAAAACTGCTCGAGCCGCTCGATGACGCGGCGCGGGGCGGCCGATCCGCCCGACAGTGCGCGCGTCATCACGATGTCGCGGCGGCGCTGCGCCGGATCCACGTTCTGCGCATAGTCGAGCAGCGACATCCAGACGGTCGGCACGCCGCAAGACACCGAGCACTTCTCGTCGCGGAGCATCGCGTACACGTTTTCCCCGGACAGTCGCGAGCCCGGCAGAACGAGCTTGGCGCCGGCCATTGCGGACGAATGCGGGATGCCCCATCCGTTCACATGAAACATCGGAACGATCAGGAGGATGCTGTCGCGCGCGCTGATCGCGAAGCTGTCGGCCATGCAGGTGGACATCGCATGCAGGACCGTTGAGCGGTGGCTGTACAGGACGCCTTTGGGATGGCCGGTCGTGCCCGACGTGAAGCACATGGACGACGCGCTGTTTTCGTCGAATCGCGGCCATGCATATGCGTCGCTGCATGCTGCGATCAGGGATTCATAGCAGGCGAGGCCGGGGACGGTCAGCTCGGGCATCCGATCGGCTTCGCACAGTGCGATGAAGCCTTTGACCGCCGGACATTGCGGCGCAATTTCCTCGACGAGCGCGGCCAGGTCCACGTCGAAGAATACATATGTGCTTTCGGAGTGGTTGAGGATGTAGACGATCTGCTCGGCGAACAGGCGCGGATTGACGGTAGTCAGGACCGCGCCGGTGCCGGACACCCCGTAATAGAGTTCGAGGTGGCGGTGGGTATTCCACGCCAGCGTCGCGACGCGCTGACCGGCGTTCACGCCCAGACAGCGCATCAGATTTGCAACCTGCTTCGAGCGGCCGAGTGCGGCCGACCAGCTGTAGCGATGAATCCTGCCGCTTCCCAGGTGGGACACGATTTCCCGCTCGCCATGGTAGTTGGCCGCATGCTCGATCAGATCGGAGATCAGCAGTTGCCGTTGTTGCATCAGTCCGTTCATCGTCGTCCTGTTTTATCGGTCTAAAGTCTCGCTCCATGAACCCGCCTGCCGATTCGGCAGGCTGCGCCCGAGGCAGGTCCGCGCAACGCCTGCCGGTTCGGCAGGCTTCGGCATCTCGACATAATCGATTCGGTATGCAGACGGTCTGCATCGGCATTCCGTCCTGCGAATCGTATCGGATGACGTCTGCAGTGCTTCCCGAGCCTGCTTCACGCAACACGCGCATCGAGATGAACTACAGGGTTAATACCGATCCGGCGCCGGAAATATCCTCAAATGGCTGGAGCTAATGTACTACACGGAATGAGCGAAAACGGGCGCGTATTTATGTCGAATTCGCAATACAGAACGAGAAATTGTGTGGGTTGTGTGATGGGTGACGGGCTGCTCATAATCCGCTTCAGCTTGAGCTCCAGCCAGTAAGCCATTCACCACTACAACGGAGATGTCATCATGGAATTCGGCGTATTTCTACTTGCGCAGCAGCGCAGCTACGCTCAGACATCACAGAGCGTCATCCACAACACCATCGAGCAAACGGTCGTGGCCGAGCAGGCCGGCTTCGATGCCGCGTGGTACGCCGAGCACCATTTCAACAACTACTCGCTGTCGCCGTCGCCGTTGATGACGATCGCGCATGCCGCGGCCAGGACGACGAAGATCCGCCTCGGCTCGGCGGTGTGCATTCTTCCGCTCTACCATCCGGCACGCCTGCTGACCGAGATCGGTCTCGCCGATACGCTGTCCGAAGGGCGCCTCGAGCTGGGGATCGGCTCGGGCTACCAGCAATTCGAATTCGAGCGATTCGGCTGCAGCCTCGCCAACAGCGGCGAGATCTTTCACGAGGTCTGGGACATCCTCAACAAGGGGCTCAACGAGAAGGTCTTCGAGTACAAGGGCAAGCACTTCGACATGCTGCCGACCTCGGTTGCGGTTCGTACGGTCCAGAAGAAGGTGCCGCTCTGGATCACCTCGATGAACCCGGGCACGCTGGGTCGCGCATTCAACGAGAACGTGAACCTGTTTACGACCGTTCTGCACGGCGGCAACGATGCACTGCGCGGCCTGCGCAGTCGGCTGGAGGCGATGGCCGCGGAGCGGGGCAAGGACCTTGGCCAGACCAGGATCGGGTTTCTACGGTGTGGCTTCGCATCGGACAGCAAGGCCGAGATCGATGCGTACCTGGATTCGGCGCGCTGGGCGCGCCGCATTTCGGAGGCACTGAAGGATCGTCGGATGGACGTGGACGACGGCTACCTGATGAAGGAGACGCCCTGCGCAGCCGACATGACGCTCGACCAGTTGCGCCAGAACCTGCCGGTCGGCTCGGTAAACGAAGTGATCGACAAGCTGCTCGCCGAAATCGACATCCTGAAGCCGAACCATATTGCACTTCAAACGCAGCTTGGCGACTGCGACCAGAAGACGATGCTCCGGCAGATCGAACTCTGGGGCGACAGGATCATCCCGGAAGTACGCAAGGAACTGGCTCGCAACAGCAAGCTCGCAGCTTGACCGCGCGAAGGCAGGGACGGCGGCATTGCGTCCGAACATGAACGACAGTGGTGCGATCGCGCGGATTGCACCGTCGCACTTTCAGTCATTCCGGATTGCTGGCGGGCGAGCAGCCCGATATGCCGTCGGCGGCCGATGAGCCGATTCGGCCTGCACGCAGGCTGCCTGCAATGAGCGGCCCACCCGTGCGCCGATGCAGCACATGGAGAAACCGCGCGAGCAATCGTCATAAGAATCGGATGCGGGTATGAGTTGTCTTGTCGTGTTGTCGTATGGAGATTGAAACAACGTCGTATTTTCGATTTCTTTTCACCTCGCGGACGGATACGAGTCGTATCGGATCACGCAATTAATAGAAAAAGATTGGAGACACTGCAATGAAAAAGACTTACGTGAGCGCTGCGTTGGCGATGTTCACAGTTGCAGCACACGCACAAAGCTCGGTCATGATCTATGGCATTCTCGACCAGGCCATGACATACACCAACAACACCGGCACGACCAATGCAAACGGCACGGTCACGCCGGCCGGCTCGAAGTTTGCGATGGATTCGCTGTCGGGCACGGCGGGCTCGCGCTGGGGTATCCGGGGTGACGAAGACCTGGGCGGCGGTCTTCACACGATCTTTACGCTGGAATCGGGCGTCAATATTTCGACCGGTGGCT
It encodes:
- a CDS encoding acetate--CoA ligase family protein; its protein translation is MTSSTLSALFDARSVAVIGASSDPDRIGGRVLRFLRESGYEGTLFPINRSGAEVQGLPAYASILDVPEVPDQAIIVVPTGSVESALHDAIRKGVRSVVVLTAGFAEIDAQGRAAQERMAALCKAAGVRMIGPNSLGLLNVESRLFSTFSVVLYGVRPQAGNIALATQSGAFGSALYGAATLRGMGFSKIVATGNEADVDVAEAIDYLAGDPGTRVIMAALESAKDGRKLRRALLKAAHAQKPVIIMKVGRSALGAAAAATHTGSLAGNDAAYDAVFAECGAYRARSQEEMLDVAYLISTTGRLPVNNELGVLTSSGGIGVMVADACGDSGLTMPALPEAARTAMLELLPFAVAANPLDVTAQITSVRNGTVRALDLMLSNSSYGTTLAYLASAGLAPASFKSNYAQPLAELKARHPERDVVIVTLSVPEVDRELEKIGIPVFNDATRATLALGAAATIRARWANLYEPAEASRQARALGDVNTEALAKEALADAGLPVPRDVLAVDADAAVAAAEAMGYPVVLKIVSPQIVHKTEVGGVALDVRNADGVRAACRQILDSVRAHAPGAQIDGILVCPMIVGGTEMILGVNNDATFGPMILVGAGGVNTELYKDVSLVSAPLTPARAREALDRVKATALLKGWRGAAPKDMDALVTAMVKLSDFAMNHPEIISVDVNPLVVRERGAAVLDAVIVKQ
- a CDS encoding acyl-CoA dehydrogenase family protein, with the protein product MSEVDQVKDEAFYAAFRQKIADYIEANVPAEVRAATRANRKLGRELLSRYTAAMAKGGLGYSAPGWTKEFGGPGWDVMQRLIFEEVTAAMDCPQLYHHGIGHIGPVIQAFGTDAQKARFLPPIIDGSEWWCQGYSEPGAGSDLASLKTSAVLDEAGEHYIVNGQKIWTSHAQEADIMYTLVRTSNAGKPQEGITLLLIPMNSPGIEVRPIHTIDQWHHVNEVFLNDVKVPVFNRIGAEGQGWSYGKFLLDRERLSPALTPRLLRHVQQVTELVRDKIREKGATPSLLKALDRLFEVEAGAYGTREILLSAIREDMAGTLQSSKSSALKMACSKQSQEVTSIAMDVLGPEYAARLLPLTMPEDELNLERNFVHTYLFYRSRTLAGGSTEVQKNIIAKSIMDAGYAVTTMFRGDLFDSSSRLAAAAETHPGNAVEGAASGKWRQALELGWQSVLVSEDNGGIGATLADLAGIVEAASRYPNVAPLVERCAVAPVLLDAAAAAPTVPPVLEQLLSGEASVSPVLQSHLGTPLQAATVSLEGKVLRGAVRGSNESEPATHLIFNASTPQGQALVLIERARLAERARFFGGIDGTVTVDYVVDGLQVNEDDIALTGAAANVAVNQALQIGALLTCVQIVGAVGAQVEQTIQYLNDRVQFGKPLAVHQALRHNVVDCYVAYEGIKGQVARLIEGFAGSNDCAIDRLVILTKMFCAGVAREVGHAVIQMHGGMGMTVEMPATQLCMQSRTAAERFGNRSQCLDWLVAQA
- a CDS encoding enoyl-CoA hydratase/isomerase family protein, whose product is MEFNTLLVEIKNRIAVVTLNRPEKRNAQNTEMRHEIIECFDVLGARDDVSVIIVTGAGSAFSAGADLSDRKDLSQPGAFPKHHRIVRESAYAIRECPKPIIAAINGAAMGAGFGIVMNSDIWVAAEEAYVSMPEINVGLAGGVSFLNRIFGQSRARRMFYTGMKVTGRELYRLGLVEACTTQEELLPFAMEIATEIASKSPIALRLAKEAARLTENMPLREAYRYEQGNTEFLSKTEDSKEAQRAFIEKRAPVYVGR
- a CDS encoding SDR family NAD(P)-dependent oxidoreductase; this encodes MNDIENTLSWLGLSGRTCVVTGGAGGIGSETARRMAAAGAKVAVLDRTEASCTEVVDDIRRAGGTAIAIGCDVSDAASVAAAARTVLRELGAPRVLVNNAGIGGGGRTALLDASLDEWNRLLSINLTGAFLCAQAFGAQMRDAGRGGAMVHVASIGGDIAIPNGIAYSVSKAGVLMLSKQLCLELAPFGIRSNCISPGLVRTPMSEAYYRDEGRLQARNKAVPSGRIATPADMAEAILFLSSARSGYVNGEDLLIDGGLSQVVMANIPRI
- a CDS encoding SDR family oxidoreductase yields the protein MQSEKTVFITGSASGIGHASAMRFARAGWRCVLVDHQAEALQRLLETMPHAGEPHLMRVVDLTKPEDIATLAEDMPHLDALINNAGMSDSTQLPLTAMTQAQFAPLVRLNLDAPRLIFEALEARLKPHARVVNVASGAGLHAIPLRGAYSPTKAGVIAFTKALALARPDLGVTALCPGFVRTEIVRRLIESGRLDPVRAAGKTPLGRIAEPAELAEALFFLGSKGARPLSGSALSVDGAASVYGGSAPCTPAEYDVLPMDTDTAIEVAGTAPGATQDWMALQTGNRNAGYTAVIDASALNAPEGQRLNAAHEAATRFARSHAHSASLTLLLPTQSTDWRTCGDEAAARMFVATQACEWGSKGLRINSFEVHAHTSVDEVRPIAHYMAGAAAQFLTGQSWTLAR
- a CDS encoding long-chain fatty acid--CoA ligase, producing the protein MNGLMQQRQLLISDLIEHAANYHGEREIVSHLGSGRIHRYSWSAALGRSKQVANLMRCLGVNAGQRVATLAWNTHRHLELYYGVSGTGAVLTTVNPRLFAEQIVYILNHSESTYVFFDVDLAALVEEIAPQCPAVKGFIALCEADRMPELTVPGLACYESLIAACSDAYAWPRFDENSASSMCFTSGTTGHPKGVLYSHRSTVLHAMSTCMADSFAISARDSILLIVPMFHVNGWGIPHSSAMAGAKLVLPGSRLSGENVYAMLRDEKCSVSCGVPTVWMSLLDYAQNVDPAQRRRDIVMTRALSGGSAAPRRVIERLEQFFGASLYQAWGMTETSPVVTVNVPLAKHAHLTPDQRIELQMLAGRPLPGTEIAIFDDAGNLLARDGQTTGQLKVRGAWVSRAYYRHDHDGWDPDGWFATGDMATLNADGFLRITDRAKDVIKSGGEWISSLDLESAALSHPAIAEAAVIGLPHSHWQERPLLVAVRRDGMEATAQDVLDHMRRHVAKWWLPDDVVFVDALPHTATGKLYKVALRKQFEGFRFSTDIEHARG
- a CDS encoding LLM class flavin-dependent oxidoreductase, translated to MEFGVFLLAQQRSYAQTSQSVIHNTIEQTVVAEQAGFDAAWYAEHHFNNYSLSPSPLMTIAHAAARTTKIRLGSAVCILPLYHPARLLTEIGLADTLSEGRLELGIGSGYQQFEFERFGCSLANSGEIFHEVWDILNKGLNEKVFEYKGKHFDMLPTSVAVRTVQKKVPLWITSMNPGTLGRAFNENVNLFTTVLHGGNDALRGLRSRLEAMAAERGKDLGQTRIGFLRCGFASDSKAEIDAYLDSARWARRISEALKDRRMDVDDGYLMKETPCAADMTLDQLRQNLPVGSVNEVIDKLLAEIDILKPNHIALQTQLGDCDQKTMLRQIELWGDRIIPEVRKELARNSKLAA